From Salarias fasciatus chromosome 5, fSalaFa1.1, whole genome shotgun sequence, a single genomic window includes:
- the lrrc38b gene encoding leucine-rich repeat-containing protein 38 isoform X2 encodes MEGCNDVTLCLSCLNHSLFPLTMLPCVCWLQLILILLSSVLWTRGENCPVTCLCPDPHTVDCSGRGLTRLPDEIPLDVRRLLLADNWIPRIPSDFLVLYSDLVYLDLRNNSLSHIEPGTLSTSSRLVFLDLGSNNLTEIPKGTFGESRSLIKLRLGNNPYLSMVNEDAFLGLTSLRELELERNALSTLKVGALSQLPSLRVVRLEGNPWLCNCNFANLFTWLMENSHKLPNGVEGMECSLPMDGRRVSLAQLSKDSFRECQATLTLTDLLIIIFSGISVSVVAIMTSFFLASTVHCFQRWSKGTKGDEEESEE; translated from the exons ATGGAGGGATGCAACGATGTTACTCTTTGCTTGTCATGCTTGAATCACAGTCTCTT CCCCTTGACCATGTTGCCATGTGTCTGCTGGCTTCAGCTTATCCTCATCTTGCTGTCCTCTGTCTTATGGACCCGGGGGGAAAACTGTCCAGTGACCTGCTTGTGTCCAGATCCTCACACTGTGGACTGCAGCGGCCGCGGACTGACCCGTCTCCCCGATGAGATCCCTCTGGATGTCCGAAGGCTTTTGCTGGCCGACAACTGGATACCCCGCATCCCTTCGGACTTCCTGGTTCTGTACAGTGACTTGGTCTACTTGGACCTGCGGAACAACTCCCTCTCTCACATAGAGCCGGGGACCCTCAGCACCTCTTCCAGGCTGGTCTTCCTGGACCTGGGCAGCAACAACCTGACCGAAATCCCCAAGGGGACTTTTGGGGAGTCCCGGAGCTTGATCAAACTACGACTGGGAAACAACCCATATCTGAGCATGGTGAACGAGGACGCTTTCCTGGGCCTCACCTCGTTGAGAGAACTAGAACTGGAGCGTAATGCGCTGTCCACCCTGAAGGTGGGGGCACTAAGTCAGTTGCCCTCCTTGCGGGTGGTGAGACTAGAGGGCAACCCCTGGCTGTGCAATTGCAACTTTGCCAACCTGTTCACATGGCTGATGGAGAACAGTCACAAGCTTCCAAATG GGGTGGAAGGCATGGAGTGCTCCCTCCCCATGGACGGCAGGCGCGTGTCGCTGGCCCAGCTCTCGAAGGACAGCTTTCGGGAGTGCCAGGCCACGCTGACTCTAACCGACCTGCTCATCATCATCTTCTCCGGGATCTCGGTGTCCGTGGTGGCCATTATGACCAGCTTCTTCCTGGCTTCTACTGTTCATTGCTTCCAGCGCTGGAGTAAAGGCACCaaaggagacgaggaggagagtgaggagtga
- the lrrc38b gene encoding leucine-rich repeat-containing protein 38 isoform X1 — MLPCVCWLQLILILLSSVLWTRGENCPVTCLCPDPHTVDCSGRGLTRLPDEIPLDVRRLLLADNWIPRIPSDFLVLYSDLVYLDLRNNSLSHIEPGTLSTSSRLVFLDLGSNNLTEIPKGTFGESRSLIKLRLGNNPYLSMVNEDAFLGLTSLRELELERNALSTLKVGALSQLPSLRVVRLEGNPWLCNCNFANLFTWLMENSHKLPNGVEGMECSLPMDGRRVSLAQLSKDSFRECQATLTLTDLLIIIFSGISVSVVAIMTSFFLASTVHCFQRWSKGTKGDEEESEE; from the exons ATGTTGCCATGTGTCTGCTGGCTTCAGCTTATCCTCATCTTGCTGTCCTCTGTCTTATGGACCCGGGGGGAAAACTGTCCAGTGACCTGCTTGTGTCCAGATCCTCACACTGTGGACTGCAGCGGCCGCGGACTGACCCGTCTCCCCGATGAGATCCCTCTGGATGTCCGAAGGCTTTTGCTGGCCGACAACTGGATACCCCGCATCCCTTCGGACTTCCTGGTTCTGTACAGTGACTTGGTCTACTTGGACCTGCGGAACAACTCCCTCTCTCACATAGAGCCGGGGACCCTCAGCACCTCTTCCAGGCTGGTCTTCCTGGACCTGGGCAGCAACAACCTGACCGAAATCCCCAAGGGGACTTTTGGGGAGTCCCGGAGCTTGATCAAACTACGACTGGGAAACAACCCATATCTGAGCATGGTGAACGAGGACGCTTTCCTGGGCCTCACCTCGTTGAGAGAACTAGAACTGGAGCGTAATGCGCTGTCCACCCTGAAGGTGGGGGCACTAAGTCAGTTGCCCTCCTTGCGGGTGGTGAGACTAGAGGGCAACCCCTGGCTGTGCAATTGCAACTTTGCCAACCTGTTCACATGGCTGATGGAGAACAGTCACAAGCTTCCAAATG GGGTGGAAGGCATGGAGTGCTCCCTCCCCATGGACGGCAGGCGCGTGTCGCTGGCCCAGCTCTCGAAGGACAGCTTTCGGGAGTGCCAGGCCACGCTGACTCTAACCGACCTGCTCATCATCATCTTCTCCGGGATCTCGGTGTCCGTGGTGGCCATTATGACCAGCTTCTTCCTGGCTTCTACTGTTCATTGCTTCCAGCGCTGGAGTAAAGGCACCaaaggagacgaggaggagagtgaggagtga